In the genome of Theropithecus gelada isolate Dixy chromosome 19, Tgel_1.0, whole genome shotgun sequence, the window gagacagtctcactcagtcgcctgggctggagtgcagtggcacgatctcggctcactgcaacctccgcctcccgggttcaagcgattatcctgcctcagcctcctgagtagctggtgctaacaggctcccaccaccatacctggctcattttttgtatttttagtagagatggggtttcaccgtgttagccaggatggtcttgatctcctgacctcctgatctgcctgccttggcctcccaaagtgctgggattacaggcgtgagccatgcctggcccagcccgttttgtttgttttgttttgttttgtttgagacagagtctccctccattgcccaggctggagtgcagtggcatgatctcggctcactgcaacctctgcctcccaggttcaagcgattctcctgcctcagcctcccgagtagctgggactacaggcgcccgccaccacgcccggctaatttttgtatttttagtagagacagggtttcaccaccttgggctggaattcctgacctcaagtgatccacctgcctcatcctcctgtagtgctgggattacagatgtgaggcaccgcacccggcctgaccACAGATAATCTGATTATGTCACTGCCCCTGAAAATCGGTCACCAAAGGGCCTCATAGCCCCAGGCCCCAAGGCCACCCCGCTGATTGTGCCATCAAACTCTGCAGCCTTAAAAACCCATGGACGCCAGATGCCCCCCGTCCTGTCCGCCCCTTCCAGCGTCCTGAAGCTTGTTCAGTGGCTCCCACTGCCTGAAATCAGCCCATCGCCCCCATCGAAGTCCTTCATGTTCCATTCCCCTTGGTTCCTTCCGCCTTGGGAGCTGGGGACGTCTAGATCCGGTTCCGTTGTCCCACGGTTTGGAGCAGTAGAACCAACGCGCGCGGCCAGCGCATCTTCTGCCACCAGAGGGCGCCCGCGCCTAGGGCTTTGGCTCCCACACCGCAGCCCGCCAGGCCTCGATTCAACCCGCGTGTCGTACGGTGAAACTGAGGGCATCCCCAGCTCAAGGCTGCAGACGCTACTCGGGGGTACAGGTTGGGAGGGTGGCTTTGGGACCGGGTTTAGAAGCTTGGCGGAACATTTCTGGCTCCATCTGaggctctgtgtgtgtctctgagtGTCCCATCCCACTCTGTCCCCAGCACCGCGGAGGCAGCCGCCCTGGAGCGGGAGCTGCTGGAGGATTATCGCTTTGGGCGGCAGCAGCTCGTGGAGCTGTGCGGTCATGCTAGTGCTGTGGCTGTGACCAAGGTACCTGACCCCTGACCCCCAACCCTGACCCCAACCAGACGGCCAACTCTCCTGAGCTGCATGACTCCAGCGACCAGAGTGGTCCAGCCCTCAAGAACCCCCTTTTTGCTTGGGCCTACTCCAGTctgatgggtaaactgaggcccagagaggctcaTGGCTGGTACAGGCCAGACGGGGATCTGAGACCCCTGGTATCAGAGAAAGCCAGAGCAGAGGTTATTGCAGGGACAGTGCCGCGACCCTGGAAGTGCAGACCCCTCCTGCACATGTGGCCCGCCTGCTTCTGCCACCTCCTGGGTCTTGGGCACCAGGGACATCTGCTCCTGCAATCTGAACACCCCTAAACAACCCCGTTctgcaggtggggaaactgaagctcaggtgGCGAGGGGCCTGCCCTGGGTCACAGGGGGATGGAAGCAGAGCTGCAACCTGGGTGTGTCTGGCTCTGGAGTAAACCCTCACACCTCAAGGGGCCAGGAGGATGACACAAGGGTGATAGCAATAATCATACTATGGAGTGCTTCACCGTGCAGCCAGCcgtgctgggcctcagtttcctcctctgcgaCAGGATAATAAATGGTACTGATGAGTCAGTCCCTAAACGCGAATGCCTCAGAAAACGAACCCACACAGAAGGCTCTAGCCTGACTGCCTCCTCTTCCCCGCCACCATCCTCATCCCCCTcgcctttctcctccttcctcctcctcctgccgcCGCCTctcgccctcctcctcctcctcctttctctctccctcctcctccccttccacccctttctcctctcctttctccttcctctccctcctcctccccctcctgtTCTGCTTCCTCCTTCCCACTTTCCCTACCTCctacccctcctcctcctcctccccattctccccctcctccctcctcttcctctttttcttcttattgccacggtatactttttaaaaactcagggTTTTTCTTCATGTAGACTTAAATGTTTGTATTTCCAAATGAAATAGATCCCAGGTGAGGCGCCCAAAGAAGGAAAATCAaaaccccagaaagaaacccagGTAGTCACCGCTCCCCTGGCGCTCAGTGGCCAGCCACCGGGTTTTTGCACTGAAAGCCTCTTGTCTGTCCAGGAGCCCCTCAGTCCGTCTTGGGTCTTGGGCTGTGGGCCTGGCGTGACTGGAGTCACAGGCATGTTCATGGCAGGTCAGGACTGTGCTAAGCCCTTGGGGAGGAGACTTGAATGGGGAATAATCTGCCGTCTGTGTTGGAGCTTAAAGTACAGCTGGGCTCAGGAGACACCCAGTGTGCCTGTCAGCCGGTGGCACTGTCATCGCATTTGATAAAGGccaaactgaggctgggagaggagaAGGGGCTGGGGCCACACAGAGTCAGAGCAGGGCTGGGGCCGAAATGCCTGTGTTAGAGATGCATACATGCCACAGAGACAACCAGAGACATGGAGCcccagagatggagacagagacacagagacagggagactTGTTGGtgagagatacagagagaaagacagcCAAACAGAGACAGAGTCtgagagatacagagagacacagagatggccagagacagatggagagagacagagatacagagacagagagagacagatacagagagatacagagacagcCAGAGAcaaatggagagagacagagacagagagtcagagacatacagagagacacagagtCTGAGAGATGCAGACAGAGATGGCTAGAGACAgatggagacagacagagacagacagagacacagagagtcTGAGAGATACAGAAACAGCCAGACAGGTGGGGAGAGAGACATGAAGAGAGCCAGAGACATATAGGGAGACAGAGACACGGAGAGTCTGAGagatacacagagacacagaaacagcCAGAGAGAGACAGGCCCCAGGGCATCATGGGTAAGGTTGGGCTCCCCTATTCTGGGGCCTCCGGGAGGGGCTGAGGTCTGGAAACATGGGCGGGGGCAGGCCCGCGGTGAGAAAGGTGGAAGAATGTCTGCAGCTCAGGCGGAGAATAAACAAACCGCACTCCTGGTGACGGGTAGTGGCCGGACGCACGTTTTTCCTGCACCGACCTGGCAGAGCCTGAGACCAACCGGGCGTCTGCATCTccgatggggaaactgaggccccaagagGCCCAGCCCCTCATCCAGAACACCTTACCTCCTATCCTATCCCACTGCCTCCAGGCCCAAGCCCCATCCCTTCCTctactctgggcctcagtttcctctccagGCAAGGAGGAATCTGGACTGTGCCTGTGCCTTTGCTGTGCCCCCCCTCCACCAGGCGTTCCCGTTGCCCGCTCTCTCCCGGAAGCAGAGGACGGTGCTGGTCGTGTGTGGCCCGGAACAGAACGGGGCAGTGGGGCTGGTCTGTGCCCGTCACCTGCGGGTGTTTGTAAGTAGCAAGGACCCCTTCGACCTCCCAGAGTCCCTGCCCCTGCAGAAATCACTGCCTTCTTTTGATAGCGTCCCAGCGGGACATCGACGCAGGGCCAGGTTGTAGAGTATGCCCAGTGCTTGTCCCAGGTAGGGTCTGGTACTGGTGACCAGGTCAGGGAAGCCTGGGAGGGCCTGCAGCCCTGActccctcttcctccaccccCAGGAGTACGAACCCACCATCTTCTACCCCATGCGCTCGCTGGACCTGCTGCATCGGGACCTGACCACCCAGTGTGAGAAGATGGACATCCCCTTCCTGAGCTACCTGCCCACTGAGGTCAGCGCTGGGAGGCAAGTGCGGGGGACATGGTGTGCCGTGGCCCCGAGCCGCCCTGACCCTGCCTGCCATCCCCAGGTGCAGCTCATTAACGAAGCCTACGGGCTGGTGGTGGACGCCGTGCTGGGCCCCGGCGTGGAGCCGGGCGAGGTCGGGGGCCCCTGCACTCGCGCGCTGGCCACGCTCAAGCTGCTGTCTATCCCCCTCGTGAGCCTGGACATCCCCTCAGGCATGCCGGGCAGAGGGGGGCACAATGGGGCCTGGAGGGCTTGGGTGGAGTCCCCCGTGCCCCAGCTCCTGGCCGACCCTGCCTGTCTgaacctcagtctccccagcttGGATGGACCCACACTTGGCTGAGGCTAAGGGTCACACCCATCCCTCAGGTGGGGAAGATCGAGGCTGCCACCCCAGGTGACCCCAGgtctcctccttcccccaccccagtgcCCAGCCCACATGCCCTCTGCCCACCCCTGGCCCAGTCTCCTGGGCAGACGTGAGCTCACTCGGCAAAGGCCGCGCCCGCCCTGGCCGCCGCCCCACGCCTGTTGGAACCATTAGGCGACAGGCAGACGGAACAAACAGCCGCTGGCCAGCCGGACCCTCCGTGGGGGTGGCTGGACTCCGGGGGATGTCCCCTGGCTCTCGGGATCCCAGGGACATCCCAGCAGGGTGCCGCAGAGCAGGGGCACCAAGGGAGGAGGTGTGCTGTCTGATCTGAGCGGGGAGGCTGCAGGCTCAGCCTAGGACAGAGAGGGTGGCTCTGTCAGGTCAGAGGGGATGGTTAGGAATCTCTAGTCTGAGGGTGGTGGCTATGGTCAGAGAAGGATTAAAGTCTGAGGGAGAATCCAGTGGCTTCTGGTGAGTGGCCCCAGAATCAAGTCAGAGATAGGAGAGAAGGCAAGGCTCCTAGGCTGAAAGTGGAGGCTCATTCAAGAGGTGATGGAGGCTAGGCAcagggctcaggcctgtaatcctagcactttgggaggttgaggtgggcaggtcacctgaggtcaggagatccagaccagcctggccaacatggcgaaacccagtctctacaaaatataaacatttgctgggtgtagtggtgcacgcctgtcgtcctagctacttgggaggctgaggcaggagaatcgcttgaacccgggaggcagaggttgcagtgagctgagatcgtgccactgcactccagcctgagcaacagagtgagactgtatcttaaaaacaaacaggctgggcgtggtggctcactcctgtaatcctaacactgtgggaggccgaggtgggcagatcataagtccaggagttcgagaccagccaggccaatatggtgaaactccatctctactaaaaatacaaaaattacccaggtgtgggggcatgcgcctgtagtcccagctacttgggaggctgagatgggagaattgcttgaacccgggaggcgggggttgcagtgagctgagatcatgccactgtactccagcctggacaatagagtgagactccctctcaaaaaaaaaaaaaaaagaaagaaagaaagccgggcgcggtggctcaagcctgtaatcccagcactttgggaggccgagatgggtggatcacgaggtcaggaaatcgagaccatcctggctaacacggtgaaaccccgtctctactaaaaaatacaaaaaactagcgggcgaggtggcaggcgtccataatcccagctactcgggaggctgaggcaggagaatggcgtgaacctgggaggcggagcttgccgtgagctgagatccggccactgcactccagcctgggcgacagagtgagactctgtctcaaaaaaataaataaattaataaacaaataaaggtaATGTCTAATCTGCTGGTGAGGGTACCAATCTGGGAGTGAGGGTAGGGACCTTCGGTCAGATGGAGGAGTTTCTAATCAAGTGAGCTCAAGTCAGGTGGGGAGGAGGACATGTCCTGTTAGAGGCAAGAACTTGGGGCAAGGAGACAAGTCCGACGTCAGAGGCTTGCCTGAGGCTGGAGGCCAGTTTGTGGTCTGAGTAGAGGATGGATATCTAGTCACGGGGAGAGGCTGGGAGGTCTGGCTGGGAGGTCTGGGTGGGAGGTCTGGGAGGAAAGAGGCTGTAAAGTGGAGAGGCTGCAAGTTGATGCCGAGAGAGTTGTGGGGACAGGTACCagggcagaaggcagaggcaTGGTTCTCATGGGAAAGGGCAGCAGGTGGAAATGGTGTCTGAAGACAGAGGCTGGGTCAGATGGAGGAGGGCGATTGAATGGTAGGATGGGAGCAGAAGCAGAAAAGTCTGAGTGCAGAAGCTCTGGTCTGATTTGGAGGGAAACACCTCCAAAGACTGGGAGAGACTTGTCTGAGGGCGGAGGCAGAGTTCTAGGGGGAGACAAGTCTCACCTACGTGTCAGAGAGAAGAGGCTGGGTctgatgggggaggggaggtggaggggTGGGGCAGCAGGACTCTGGTCTGAGAGCAGAGGCTCAGTgttggaggggagaggaggagaggcaggGCCAGGATGGACTCTAGGCTGAGGGCGGGCCACCCTCCCAGTTCCCAATCCCCTCGGACCCTCCTCCTTCAGGCTGGGACGCAGAGACCGGCAGCGATGCGGAGGACGGGCTGCGGCCTGACGTGCTGGTGTCTCTCGCCGCGCCCAAGCGCTGCGCCGGCCGCTTCTCTGGGCGCCACCACTTCGTGGCCGGCAGGTTCGTGCCCGACGACGTGCGCCGCAAGTTCGCCCTGCGCCTGCCAGGATACACAGGCACCGACTGCGTCGCGGCACTGTGACCGCCACCCGCGCCCACACCGCTGGGACCCGCGCCAATAAACAGCCCTCCCACCACCACCGCCTCGCCTCCGCCTCCTTTGTGCACCGGCCCGCCGCGGGGGGTGGGCACACTCGAAGAGGGACTTCACGCGATCCCTGGGTGATCCAAGGCGGGGAGCATGGAGAAGGGCGGTGGAGTGGGACTTCCCGCTGGCCTCCTAGAAAACTTGAGCTAGGGCTGGGGGCggtggtctgtaatcccagcactttgggaggctgaggctggaggatcgcttaaggacaggagtttgagaccagcctgggcaacatagcgagaccctgactctacaaattaaaagaaaacgaggagggccgggcgcggtggctcaagcctgtaatcccagcactttgggaggccgagacgggcggatcacgaggtcaggagatcgagaccatcctggctaacatggtgaaaccccgtctctattaagaaatacaaaaaactagccgggcgaggtggcgggcgcctgtagtcccagctactcgggaggctgaggccggagaatggcgtgaacccgggaggcggagcttgcagtgagctgagatccggccactgcagtccagcctgggtgacagagcgagactccgtctcaaaaaaaaaaaaaaaaaaaagaaaacgaggaAAACTCGAGCCAGAAGAATGGAGGGTAGATTCAGGGTGGGACTCCCAGAATGCCTGGGGTGGCCTAAATCCTATAGGATCGAAGTCAGACGCGAGGGAGGACTTCCAGCCACCTAAAGCGTGTCCGAGCAGCTTGAGGCTGGATTCCAAGTGGCACTTCCCTCAGGCAGCTTAGGATGCAGCTTGGAGGACGGAGTGGGCTCGGGGAGGGAGTTCCAGCGGGCCAGGGGGAACCCAGGCCAGCCTGAGGGCGGAGGCACAGCCGGACGCACCGACGGGGGCGACCCAGAGGGGTTGCTCGAGCGCTGGTCACCCAGGGCCAGGGGGCGTGGCCTGAATAGGGCGTGGCCTGGGCGGGATCTGCGGTCGCCTCCCGCCCCCATCCTCAGTCCCAGCGGCCGCCAGACCCGCCGGAGTTGGACCCGAGCACACCGCGGAGCCCGGACCCTCCCTCGGACGCTCTGCTCGGGCCATGGCGTCGCTGCTGCCACTACTCTGTCTCTGTGTCGTCGCCGCGCACCTGGCGGGGGCCCGAGGTGAGGCGCCTCcagcccccgcgcccagcccctGAAGCTCCCGAAGGCCTGGCAGCCGGCCTTGCGTGAAGCCGCACTCGGGGAGAGAATCCAGGGACCCACGCGCTTCCCCGGGGACTGGGTCCCCTTCACCAGTCGGATCCCCGCGATCACCTGGGGCGCCGAGCGGGCCTCATCCATTCTCTTCCTTGGCTAAGCCGGGAGTGTGGATAAGAACCTAGAGTTCCTCCCGGGGTCTGGACTCTCCCACCCTGGACCGAAGGGGTCGGAACTGGCCCCTCCTACCTAACTCCCACACACCCACTCACTCCAACCGCTGGAGAAAGAAATGCCCATCCCTGGAACACTCAGTGGGGCGGGGGGCGGGCCGACTTCTCAAGTGAGGAGACTGAGGCGCCCAGAAGGAAGGGGCTTGTCTGACCTCATCACTCTGCCGGGAGTATCTTAGATAGCTCCTATCTTGGAGAAGCCAGTCTAGATTCCAAGGACTTCTGACCAGCAGCTTGGACTCTAGTACAGGGATGGAAGATAGACTAAGGGAGGGACTTCCAGCAGTCTATCTTGATGAGGGGGAGCCCAGCCTGAGGGCAGAGGCACAGCCGGCTGAACTCGGGGCAGCTGAACACAGTGGGAGGGAGACTTCGGCCTAGGGGAACTGGATGGTACTTGGACTTCCCCAGCCGGGGGGTTGGGGCTAGGTCAGAGAGAGGTACTTGGCTTTGGGAGCCTGGTGGTGGTCGTGGGCAGCATGGTAGAGAGTGTGTGGCAGCCCTCGGGGGTTCTGGCCTTTCAGAGGCTCAGTTTTCCCTCCTGTTAAAATGGGGAtcatgggccgggtgcggtggctcacgcctgtaatcgcagcactttgggaggccgaggcaggcggattacctgaggtcaggagttcaagaccaacccggccaacatggtgaaaccccatctctactaaaaatataaaaattagcagggcgtggtggcgagtgcctgtaatcccagctactcaggaggctgaggcatgagaatcacttgaacccaggaggcagaggctgcagtgagccgagatcgtgccactgcactccagcctggttgagagagggagattctgtctcaaaaaaaaaaaaaaaaaaaaaaaaaagaaaagaaaaaagaaaaaaaaaggggatgATCATGGCTGCACCTTGCCCAAAAGGAGGCTCCCAGCGGTCCCCATCAGTAGCAGCATGcttccttctccccactcctcacCCACAGACACCACCCCCACCGAGGAGCCCACGGCGACTGCATTGGGCCTGGAAAGACGGTCCGTGTACCCCGGCCAGCCCTCACCAGCCCTGGAGGACTGGGAAGGTGAGTTAGCTTGCCTCAGAGCCCCGTCTCTGCTGCGGGCTTGTTGGGGGGCTTGGGCTACTGGGGTCGTGTGAGGAGAGGGCACACACTGGGCGAAGGGACCGGTGCCGTCCTGGTCCCTGGACATGACAGCCCCTGGAGGTGATGCCCCAAGTTCAAGATCTAAGTGAGAGGCCGGTCAGACAGAGGCAAGAGCTCAGCGCTCCGGGATGGACCAGGTCAGGCCCTGGGCGGCAGAACTGGGGGCGCGGGGAACCCAGTCTGCCCTGCACCTGTTTCAGGCAGCTGGCTCGGGTCGTGGGCGCGCTCGACTAGCCCGTGCCCACCGGGGGAGGGGGCTGAGACAGCAGGTAAGGCCTTTGCACGCACGCATGGGGGCCTACAGGCCGCCGCCCCGGTCCCAGCGCGTGCGGTGCCCGCAGAGGCCAGCGAGTGGACGTCCTGGTTCAACGTGGACCACCCCGGAGGCGACGGTGACTTCGAGAGCCTGGCCGCCATCCGCTTCTACTACGGGCCAGCGCGCGTGTGCCCGCGGCCGCTGGCGCTGGAAGCACGCACCACGGACTGGGCCCTGCCGTCCA includes:
- the YJEFN3 gene encoding yjeF N-terminal domain-containing protein 3 isoform X2, whose amino-acid sequence is MSSAAGPDPSEAPEERRFLSTAEAAALERELLEDYRFGRQQLVELCGHASAVAVTKAFPLPALSRKQRTVLVVCGPEQNGAVGLVCARHLRVFEYEPTIFYPMRSLDLLHRDLTTQCEKMDIPFLSYLPTEVQLINEAYGLVVDAVLGPGVEPGEVGGPCTRALATLKLLSIPLVSLDIPSGWDAETGSDAEDGLRPDVLVSLAAPKRCAGRFSGRHHFVAGRFVPDDVRRKFALRLPGYTGTDCVAAL
- the YJEFN3 gene encoding yjeF N-terminal domain-containing protein 3 isoform X1: MLPLPCPEEETEAWGRQSWLEQIWNTLAVCQSTAEAAALERELLEDYRFGRQQLVELCGHASAVAVTKAFPLPALSRKQRTVLVVCGPEQNGAVGLVCARHLRVFEYEPTIFYPMRSLDLLHRDLTTQCEKMDIPFLSYLPTEVQLINEAYGLVVDAVLGPGVEPGEVGGPCTRALATLKLLSIPLVSLDIPSGWDAETGSDAEDGLRPDVLVSLAAPKRCAGRFSGRHHFVAGRFVPDDVRRKFALRLPGYTGTDCVAAL